The genomic window GACCGTCAGAGCCAGGAACTCATTGTCGTCAACAAGAGGCAAGGGCAGATCGAACAATCAACTATAGAATACGTCCGCTTCGTCCCGCTTATCGGCAAACAGGGCTGGTAACAGGTAACTCCCCTGTCAGCTCTTACTTCCCGCCCTGAATCGACGCATCCTGACATTAAACAGGATGCCAACCCCGGCTAAATTGGTCAATAGCGACGAACCGCCATAACTAAACAAGGGTAGCGGCATACCGACAACCGGCAGCAACCCAAGCACCATGGCCACATTGACAAATGCCTGCCAGAACAACAAGGCACTTACCCCAAACGCCAGGAGCACCCCAAACTTATCTCTGGCAACTGCAGCAACGCTTAGCCCCAAAAAAACCATAAAGAAATAACAGGCCAAGAAAACCACCGAACCAACAAACCCCCACTCCTCTGCCAAGACCGAAAAAGCAAAGTCGGTGTGACGCTCTGGCAGGAAATCGAGATGAACTTGGGTCCCCGCCAGATAGCCCTTGCCAAGAACCTGCCCAGACCCCACCGCAATCTTAGACTGCATTATATGATACCCTGAACCCAGAGGGTCCCCTTCAGGATTCAGCAAGGTCTCCACCCGCTGCCGTTGATAGGGCTTAAGGCCATATTTCCAGGCCATTGGCGCAACTGCCAGCCCAAAAACAACCAGAAGTATTATCGTCCCCATCCGTATTTTCACAAAGAGGGTCATCGAGGCAAAGACAAAAACCAACATCAAGGCGGTGCCAAGATCGGGTTGCTTAATAATCAATCCAACCGGAACCAATAACAACAGCGCTGGTGGCACGAGATCAGCCAAACTAAACCCCTTCCCGGTGTCTTTTCGGCAGTAATAGCTGGCAAAGGTGACAACGACAGACAACTTGGCCAACTCAGACGGCTGCAACTTGACAAAGCCAAAGTCAATCCAGCGTTGGGCTCCGGCCGTTGTCTTACCAAAAACCACCGCAATAATTAAAAGAACAATAACAGCGACATATATCGGATAATTGACCCGCAGCAACACATGGTAATCAACGCTGATAATCGCCAGGATCAAACAGAACCCCACCAAATAATAGTACCCTTGTTTAATATATGGTGGCGTGCCAGGATAGCCGGCATAAGAGGCGCTATACAAATTAGCAAGCGACATGGCAATAACGACGAGTACCGTCAGCAACAGAAGCCAGTCAAAATGAAGCGCAAGCCGGCGGTCAAATCGCAACATGGTCGTTCTCCGTGTCCTTCTTCCTGGGCTTGACTTCCTTAAAATAATAATCCAACAACTTTCTGGCGACCGGTCCGGCCCCGGTAGCTCCATGCAAACCATGCTCAACAATAACGGTGATGGCTATTTCCGGCTTCTCTGCCGGCGCATAACAAGTAAACCAGGCGTGATCGCGATATTTATACGGAATGTCCTCTTCCTTAAGATGCTTGTATTGCTCTACTCTCACTACCTGGGCGGTCCCAGTCTTGGCTCCGACCAAAATTGTGGGCAATTTAGCAACGGTCGACGTACCACGCGGGGTGTTGACAGCCGACTCCATTCCTTTCCTGATCAAATCCAGTGACTTGGCATTGCCAAGGGCATGACCATCAACGATCGGCTCAAAAGTCTTGAGCACCTTGCCGTCGCTGTCTACAATTTCCTCAATAAGCTGGGGACGATAGCGGATTCCACCATTCACCAAGGTGCTGGTCATCTGGCAGATCTGCAATGGGGTCGCAGAATCATAGCCTTGACCAATGGAGATCGACATCGTCTCTCCCTCATGCCATGGCTGGCCATAGCGTTTCTTTTTCCATGCGATACTGGGTATGATCCCCGCCTTTTCATGCTCCAGATTCACCCCTGTTGGCTCACCAAGCCCAAGGCTCTTGGCGTACTCCGCCAATTTATCCACCCCAACCTTCATCCCAACGCTATAAAAATAGACATCACAGGACTCGGCCAGCGCCCTCTCGAGACTGACAGCCCCATGCCCATTTTTCTTCCAACAACGATAGTTCCGTCCACGGAACCTCATCGCCCCGTTACAAT from Desulfobulbaceae bacterium includes these protein-coding regions:
- the rodA gene encoding rod shape-determining protein RodA, which produces MLRFDRRLALHFDWLLLLTVLVVIAMSLANLYSASYAGYPGTPPYIKQGYYYLVGFCLILAIISVDYHVLLRVNYPIYVAVIVLLIIAVVFGKTTAGAQRWIDFGFVKLQPSELAKLSVVVTFASYYCRKDTGKGFSLADLVPPALLLLVPVGLIIKQPDLGTALMLVFVFASMTLFVKIRMGTIILLVVFGLAVAPMAWKYGLKPYQRQRVETLLNPEGDPLGSGYHIMQSKIAVGSGQVLGKGYLAGTQVHLDFLPERHTDFAFSVLAEEWGFVGSVVFLACYFFMVFLGLSVAAVARDKFGVLLAFGVSALLFWQAFVNVAMVLGLLPVVGMPLPLFSYGGSSLLTNLAGVGILFNVRMRRFRAGSKS